One window of the Phycodurus eques isolate BA_2022a chromosome 7, UOR_Pequ_1.1, whole genome shotgun sequence genome contains the following:
- the qpctla gene encoding glutaminyl-peptide cyclotransferase-like a, producing MSKSSRRYMPPRQGNDCDRQLRPLARQLLLLCLVGVLVVALVLGFYLSNVTDVNHRMSTADLTKDKWSHKPTKYSLAQIHHLASQVDVNHLWDAHLRPILIERLPGTQGSLAVREHITSALSSLSAGWDLDLDTFRATTPKGQVTFTNIIATLDTSAPRRLLLTCHYDSKALPPDSQERVFLGASDSAVPCAMILELATALDNQLKSFKRQKLPVTLQLVFFDGEESFEKWTATDSLYGSRHLAERMAATPHPADPSHSTLLQAVDLFVLLDLLGPPNPVIVNHFHNTARWFDRLIAAEKHLHHQGLLTSHPSEQTYFRKDVNFGLVEDDHIPFLRRGVPVLHVIATPFPNVWHTLDDSEENMHRPTVENLTKIMAVFLAEYLGF from the exons ATGTCCAAGTCCTCCCGGCGATACATGCCCCCGCGGCAGGGCAACGACTGTGACCGGCAGTTGCGGCCCCTCGCCcggcagctgctgctgctgtgcctCGTCGGTGTGCTGGTGGTCGCGCTGGTGCTCGGGTTCTACCTGTCCAACGTCACTGATGTGAACCACCGCATGTCGACTGCGGACCTGACCAAGGATAAG TGGTCCCACAAACCCACGAAGTACTCTCTGGCTCAAATCCACCACCTGGCCTCCCAAGTGGATGTGAATCACCTGTGGGACGCTCACCTGAGGCCCATCCTGATCGAGAGGCTGCCCGGGACGCAAGGCAGCCTGGCTGTACGGGAG caTATTACCTCAGCATTGTCCTCTCTGTCTGCCGGCTGGGACTTGGACCTGGACACCTTCAGGGCTACAACCCCGAAAGGGCAGGTCACATTCACAAACATCATTGCTACTCTGGACACTTCAGCCCCTCGCAGGCTGCTGCTGACATGCCATTACGACTCCAAGGCGCTGCCTCCAGACAGCCAGGAAAGGGTTTTTCTTGGGGCCAGTGACTCTGCGGTGCCCTGCGCTATGATCCTGGAGTTGGCCACCGCTCTGGATAATCAGCTGAAGTCCTTCAAACGACAA AAGCTTCCAGTAACTCTGCAGCTTGTCTTTTTCGACGGGGAAGAGTCGTTTGAGAAATGGACAGCCACCGATTCGCTGTACGGGTCTCGTCACCTGGCCGAACGCATGGCTGCTACGCCCCACCCTGCGGACCCCTCGCATAGCACCCTGCTACAAGCTGTG GATCTCTTCGTGCTGCTAGACCTTCTGGGTCCTCCCAATCCAGTAATAGTGAACCACTTTCACAACACGGCACGCTGGTTCGACCGCCTGATCGCTGCAG AGAAGCACCTCCATCATCAGGGTCTACTGACGTCGCACCCCTCAGAGCAGACGTACTTCAGGAAGGACGTGAACTTTGGACTGGTTGAGGACGACCACATACCCTTCCTTCGGAGAG GCGTGCCCGTGCTCCATGTCATCGCTACGCCCTTCCCAAATGTCTGGCACACGTTGGACGACTCTGAGGAGAACATGCACCGCCCCACCGTGGAGAATCTGACCAAGATCATGGCCGTGTTCCTGGCCGAGTACCTTGGCTTCTGA
- the rrm1 gene encoding ribonucleoside-diphosphate reductase large subunit, whose amino-acid sequence MHVIKRDGRQERVMFDKITSRIQKLCYGLNSDFVDPAQITMKVIQGLYSGVTTVELDTLAAEIAATLTTKHPDYAILAARIAVSNLHKETKKVFSEVMEDLFNYMNPLNRRHSPMISKETLDVVLKHKDRLNSAIIYDRDFSYNFFGFKTLERSYLLKIDGKVAERPQHMLMRVAVGIHGARVDSAIETYNLLSERWFTHASPTLFNAGTNRPQLSSCFLLAMKDDSIEGIYDTLKQCALISKSAGGIGVAVSCIRATGSYIAGTNGNSNGLVPMLRVYNNTARYVDQGGNKRPGAFAMYLEPWHFDVFDFLELKKNTGKEEQRARDLFYALWIPDLFMKRVESNQDWSLMCPSECPGLDECWGDEFEALYTRYEEEGRVKRVVKAQQVWYAIIESQTETGTPYMLYKDACNRKSNQQNLGTIKCSNLCTEIVEYTSQDEVAVCNLASVALNMYVTPERTYDFKKLAAVTKVIVKNLNKIIDINYYPVPEAQRSNLRHRPIGIGVQGLADAFILMRHPFESAEAQLLNIQIFETLYYAALEASCELAAEHGTYETYPGSPVSKGVLQYDMWEATPTPLWDWALLKEKIAKHGVRNSLLLAPMPTASTAQILGNNESIEAYTSNIYTRRVLSGEFQCVNPHLLKDLTERGLWGEDMKNQLIAHNGSIQDIAEIPDDLKQLYKTVWEISQKTVLKMAADRGAYIDQSQSLNIHIAEPNYGKLTSMHFFGWKQGLKTGMYYLRTKPAANPIQFTLDKEKLKEVSTTEKASEQDAKERNTVAMVCSLENRDECLMCGS is encoded by the exons ATGCATGTGATTAAGAGAG ATGGCCGCCAAGAGCGCGTCATGTTCGACAAAATCACCTCGCGGATCCAGAAGCTTTGCTACGGCCTCAACTCGGACTTCGTGGACCCCGCCCAGATCACCATGAAGGTGATCCAGGGCCTGTACAGTGGCGTGACCACAGTGGAGCTGGACACACTGGCGGCCGAGATCGCTGCCACGCTCACCACCAAGCACCCCGACTACGCCATCCTGGCGGCGCGCATTGCCGTCTCCAACCTGCACAAGGAGACCAAGAAGGTGTTCAGCGAGGTCATGGAGGACCTCTTCAACTACATGAACCCACTCAACCGCCGCCACTCGCCCATGATCTCCAAGGAGACGCTGGATGTGGTCCTAAAGCACAAGGACCGCCTCAACTCTGCCATCATCTACGACCGTGACTTCTCCTACAACTTTTTCGGCTTCAAGACCCTGGAGCGCTCGTACCTGCTCAAGATCGACGGCAAGGTGGCTGAGCGCCCGCAGCACATGCTAATGCGGGTGGCGGTGGGCATCCACGGCGCCCGTGTGGACTCCGCCATCGAGACGTACAACTTGCTGTCGGAGCGGTGGTTCACGCACGCCTCGCCCACTCTCTTCAACGCCGGCACCAACCGGCCGCAGTTGTCTAGCTGCTTCCTGCTGGCCATGAAGGACGACAGCATCGAGGGCATCTATGACACGCTCAAGCAGTGTGCCCTCATCTCCAAGTCGGCCGGCGGCATCGGTGTGGCGGTCAGCTGCATCCGCGCCACGGGCAGCTACATCGCCGGCACCAACGGCAACTCCAACGGCCTGGTGCCCATGCTGCGCGTCTACAACAACACGGCGCGCTACGTGGACCAGGGCGGCAACAAGCGGCCCGGCGCATTCGCCATGTACCTGGAGCCGTGGCACTTCGACGTCTTTGACTTCCTGGAGCTCAAGAAAAACACGGGCAAGGAGGAGCAGCGCGCCCGAGACCTGTTCTACGCCCTGTGGATCCCGGACCTGTTCATGAAGCGGGTGGAGAGCAACCAGGACTGGTCTCTCATGTGCCCCAGCGAGTGCCCTGGCCTGGACGAGTGCTGGGGTGACGAATTCGAAGCGCTGTACACGCGCTACGAGGAGGAGGGCCGGGTCAAGCGGGTGGTCAAGGCCCAGCAGGTGTGGTACGCCATCATCGAGTCCCAGACGGAGACGGGCACGCCGTACATGCTCTACAAGGATGCGTGCAACCGCAAGAGCAACCAGCAAAACCTGGGTACCATCAAATGCAGCAACCTATGCACGGAAATCGTGGAGTACACCAGCCAGGACGAGGTGGCCGTGTGCAACCTGGCCTCCGTAGCACTCAATATGTACGTCACGCCTGAGCGCACGTACGACTTCAAGAAGCTGGCGGCTGTCACCAAAGTCATCGTCAAGAACCTCAACAAGATCATCGACATCAACTATTACCCGGTTCCCGAGGCACAACGCTCCAACCTACGCCACCGGCCCATTGGCATCGGTGTCCAGGGGCTGGCCGACGCCTTCATCCTGATGCGCCACCCATTCGAGAGCGCCGAAGCGCAGCTGCTCAACATCCAGATCTTCGAGACCCTCTACTACGCCGCGCTGGAGGCCAGCTGCGAGTTGGCGGCCGAGCACGGCACCTACGAGACGTACCCGGGCTCCCCTGTCAGCAAGGGGGTCCTCCAGTACGACATGTGGGAGGCAACGCCCACGCCGCTGTGGGACTGGGCGCTGCTCAAGGAGAAGATCGCCAAGCACGGCGTGAGGAACAGCCTGCTGCTGGCGCCCATGCCCACCGCCTCCACCGCGCAGATCCTCGGCAACAACGAGTCCATCGAGGCATACACCAGTAACATCTACACGCGCAGGGTGCTCTCCGGCGAGTTTCAGTGCGTCAACCCGCATCTTCTCAAGGACCTCACCGAGAGGGGGCTCTGGGGCGAGGACATGAAGAACCAGCTCATCGCTCACAACGGATCCATTCAG GACATCGCAGAGATCCCAGATGACCTGAAGCAGCTGTACAAGACTGTGTGGGAGATCTCCCAGAAGACGGTGCTCAAGATGGCTGCCGATCGAGGCGCCTATATCGACCAGAGCCAGTCGCTCAACATCCACATTGCAGAGCCAAACTATGGCAAGCTGACCAGCATGCACTTCTTCGGCTGGAAGCAG GGTCTAAAGACGGGTATGTACTACCTTCGCACCAAGCCTGCCGCCAACCCCATCCAGTTCACGTTGGACAAGGAGAAGCTGAAAGAGGTGTCCACCACCGAGAAAGCCTCAGAGCAGGACGCCAAGGAGCGCAACACGGTCGCTATGGTGTGCTCCCTGGAGAACAGAGATGAATGTCTCATGTGCGGCTCTTGA